One window from the genome of Saccharicrinis carchari encodes:
- a CDS encoding plastocyanin/azurin family copper-binding protein: protein MKKIFLALAVTVFMLLSACGGSQTKDNKQASESASMPTTEVLESVTIELEGHDNMKYTGDTKVKVKAGQKIILTLNNVGQLPKEAMGHNVVVLTLGTDVANFGTEAIKAKDDDYIPANLASSIIAHTKLLGPGETDSITFRLDTPGVYDYICTFPGHWATMRGTITVQ, encoded by the coding sequence ATGAAAAAAATATTCTTAGCCTTAGCTGTAACTGTATTTATGCTATTATCCGCCTGTGGTGGAAGTCAAACCAAGGATAACAAACAAGCATCCGAATCTGCAAGCATGCCTACGACCGAAGTTTTGGAATCAGTAACAATCGAATTAGAAGGTCATGATAACATGAAGTATACCGGCGATACCAAAGTTAAAGTGAAAGCCGGCCAGAAAATTATATTGACACTAAACAATGTAGGTCAATTACCTAAAGAAGCTATGGGACATAATGTAGTAGTGCTGACTTTGGGAACTGATGTAGCTAATTTTGGCACGGAAGCTATAAAGGCCAAGGACGATGATTATATCCCTGCAAATTTAGCATCTTCCATTATTGCACACACTAAATTATTAGGACCGGGCGAAACTGATTCTATTACTTTTCGGCTCGATACCCCCGGTGTTTACGACTATATATGCACTTTCCCGGGGCATTGGGCAACAATGAGAGGAACAATAACGGTACAATAG
- a CDS encoding thioesterase family protein: MTHSLSPGLNLSQKYTITEQDLASTLKTSQVAYASTPSLIVLIEKVICTLIQDLIGKEKTTVSAEINMKHLIPMAAGEEVTCSVHLKFVEGNKLFFDFALFTTDEDVVAIGAHERAIVKKDEY, encoded by the coding sequence ATGACGCACTCACTTAGCCCCGGATTAAACTTATCGCAAAAATACACTATTACCGAGCAGGATTTGGCTTCCACATTAAAAACAAGCCAGGTAGCCTACGCCTCTACCCCATCGTTAATTGTATTGATAGAAAAGGTAATATGCACCTTGATACAGGATTTAATTGGAAAGGAAAAAACCACGGTGAGTGCCGAGATAAATATGAAACATCTAATACCTATGGCCGCCGGAGAGGAAGTTACCTGCTCGGTACATCTTAAGTTTGTTGAAGGCAATAAATTATTTTTTGACTTTGCCCTATTTACAACGGATGAAGATGTAGTGGCCATAGGAGCACACGAACGAGCTATTGTTAAAAAGGATGAGTATTGA
- a CDS encoding exonuclease domain-containing protein has protein sequence MDQNYKAVMYTIIDIETTGGTFKKGKITEVAIYLHDGKKVVDEFVSLINPEQFIPAYITQLTGISNQMVQEAPKFYEVAKRIVEITQGSVFVAHNAVFDYGFIKSEFEALGYPFERETLCTVKLSRNLMPGYSSYSLGNLCDKLGISNNARHRAAGDALATVALFELLLKKNGGVLLPVEGNNFFSIKGLHPQLNVEKLTHLPHKTGVYYLYNHKAELIYIGKSKDIKQRVLTHLGNPKAQKAQKMKAEVADVDYELTGSELLALLKESAEIKQNKPLYNKAQRKNRFHYGLFSFTDRKGYIRFNIARNDGRISPISSFESAKNAKDFLFAKVEEYGLCQKLCGLSDSATACFQYQLNICKGACVGEEPCHKYNSRAQELIELLRYKYDSFLLTDKGRDVDELSVVVVKEGRYMGFGWVAKDAAFSSLDEVVQGITLYSDNQDARILINRFVNDNKQVTVRKF, from the coding sequence ATGGATCAGAATTATAAGGCTGTTATGTACACCATTATCGACATTGAAACAACTGGCGGGACTTTTAAAAAGGGTAAGATTACCGAAGTAGCCATTTATTTGCACGATGGAAAAAAAGTGGTCGATGAGTTTGTTTCTTTGATTAATCCTGAACAATTTATTCCGGCCTACATTACCCAGCTTACCGGTATAAGCAACCAGATGGTTCAGGAGGCCCCTAAGTTTTACGAGGTAGCCAAACGTATTGTTGAAATTACGCAAGGTAGCGTTTTTGTAGCACACAATGCGGTTTTCGATTATGGTTTTATAAAAAGCGAATTCGAGGCTTTGGGTTATCCGTTTGAAAGGGAAACACTATGTACAGTTAAGTTGAGCCGTAATTTAATGCCGGGATATTCGTCCTACAGCTTGGGTAATTTATGCGATAAACTGGGTATATCCAATAATGCCCGACATAGAGCAGCGGGGGATGCTTTAGCTACAGTAGCATTGTTTGAGCTTTTATTGAAGAAAAATGGGGGTGTACTATTGCCTGTGGAAGGAAATAATTTTTTTTCGATAAAAGGTTTACATCCACAACTGAACGTCGAAAAGTTAACTCACCTACCGCATAAAACAGGAGTGTATTATTTGTATAACCATAAGGCTGAACTTATATATATAGGCAAAAGTAAGGATATTAAGCAAAGAGTGCTTACACATTTAGGTAATCCCAAGGCACAAAAAGCGCAGAAAATGAAAGCGGAAGTGGCCGATGTGGATTATGAGCTTACCGGTAGCGAACTACTTGCTCTATTAAAGGAGTCGGCCGAGATAAAACAGAATAAACCCTTATATAATAAAGCGCAACGCAAAAACCGCTTTCATTACGGACTCTTTTCCTTTACCGACAGAAAGGGCTATATCCGCTTTAACATTGCCCGCAACGATGGCCGTATAAGCCCTATCAGCTCTTTTGAATCGGCGAAAAATGCTAAAGACTTTTTGTTTGCTAAAGTAGAGGAATATGGATTGTGTCAAAAGCTATGTGGACTGTCTGACTCGGCCACGGCCTGTTTTCAGTACCAGTTAAATATTTGTAAAGGTGCCTGCGTTGGCGAGGAGCCATGCCATAAATACAATAGCAGAGCGCAGGAACTAATTGAACTGCTGCGGTACAAATATGATAGTTTTTTGCTGACGGATAAAGGTAGAGATGTGGACGAGCTTTCAGTAGTTGTGGTAAAAGAGGGCAGGTACATGGGTTTTGGATGGGTAGCTAAGGATGCCGCTTTCAGCTCGCTCGACGAAGTGGTGCAGGGAATTACTTTGTACAGCGACAATCAGGATGCCCGAATACTTATAAACCGCTTTGTAAACGATAATAAGCAGGTAACCGTGCGAAAATTTTAA
- a CDS encoding YihY/virulence factor BrkB family protein, producing MKESFSKIIQYLTEDMWRIQKVELSRPHSIIINILRILYLSVKGFIKDKCQQKASALTFYSLMSVVPLMALLYGIALGFGFDETLKQELSNRMVGQKEVLEYILRLAEMYIKSTKSGIIIGVGLVILFWSVMQMLGNIEQSFNDIWEVKRARNFARRFTDYIALVLVALLFLISSSSMIVFVSSTFNDYSALSYFGRIVSSTLPYVLICIVFTMLILIMPNTKVNFLSALVGGVVAGVLFQVLQYYFIHFMVGVSRYNAIYGSFAALPLFLIWMQSSWLIVMFGAEISFSVQNVNSYEFEIDTKNASAEYKKLVALLVSYNAVKRFEAGKEPLTPMELSVELKLPIRLLNEILFELVKCKVLVEVSGDANEPATFQPALDINRLQVSTVLNMIEEHGSENLHFEETEGLIKVKKVADHFKQLRDKSEKNVLLKDL from the coding sequence ATGAAAGAATCTTTCTCAAAAATTATTCAATATCTCACCGAGGATATGTGGAGGATCCAGAAAGTGGAGCTCTCACGTCCGCATTCTATCATCATAAATATACTTCGAATTCTCTATTTATCTGTCAAGGGTTTTATTAAAGATAAATGTCAGCAAAAAGCATCGGCATTAACTTTTTACTCCCTCATGTCGGTAGTGCCGCTGATGGCTCTGTTGTATGGAATAGCGCTGGGTTTCGGTTTCGACGAAACCTTAAAACAAGAGTTAAGCAATAGAATGGTAGGTCAAAAAGAAGTGCTCGAGTACATACTACGTTTGGCCGAGATGTATATCAAAAGCACCAAGAGCGGAATAATCATAGGTGTGGGACTGGTTATATTGTTTTGGTCGGTAATGCAGATGTTGGGTAATATTGAACAGAGTTTTAATGATATATGGGAAGTAAAACGGGCGCGTAATTTTGCACGCAGGTTTACCGATTATATTGCTTTGGTTTTGGTAGCCCTGTTGTTTTTGATTTCGAGCAGTAGTATGATAGTATTCGTATCGAGTACATTTAACGATTACTCCGCACTCAGCTATTTTGGCCGTATCGTTTCATCCACGCTGCCTTATGTACTTATCTGTATTGTTTTTACCATGTTAATATTGATTATGCCTAATACCAAAGTTAATTTTCTTTCGGCTTTGGTAGGTGGTGTGGTGGCTGGTGTGCTGTTTCAGGTGCTTCAGTATTACTTTATTCATTTTATGGTGGGAGTATCCCGTTACAATGCCATTTACGGAAGCTTTGCCGCGTTGCCGCTGTTTTTAATATGGATGCAATCCAGTTGGCTCATTGTAATGTTTGGGGCCGAAATATCATTTTCGGTGCAAAACGTAAATAGTTACGAGTTTGAAATAGATACTAAAAATGCAAGTGCCGAATATAAAAAGCTGGTGGCTTTGTTAGTGAGTTATAATGCCGTTAAACGCTTTGAAGCCGGCAAGGAGCCACTAACGCCAATGGAGTTATCAGTAGAACTGAAGCTGCCTATCCGACTGCTTAACGAGATATTATTTGAGCTGGTGAAATGCAAGGTATTGGTGGAGGTGTCCGGTGACGCCAATGAGCCCGCAACCTTTCAGCCTGCCTTAGATATAAACCGACTTCAGGTGAGCACCGTACTTAATATGATTGAAGAACATGGAAGTGAAAACCTTCATTTTGAAGAAACCGAAGGCTTAATCAAAGTAAAAAAAGTAGCGGATCATTTTAAGCAATTGCGCGATAAGTCTGAAAAGAACGTTCTCCTAAAAGATTTGTAG
- a CDS encoding SPOR domain-containing protein: MKRNCILALIWLVCLTGMQAQQRKDKLASLRTSKTIVSVSSVPETDDYAIQIIALKYPAGEPSFFNNIEQAREFSCADGYVRYTVGTFPTYAKAKNELVYYKDLGYVEAFVVNTAKYQLKNKIKRGFKPDPNKRYTIQLSAFRFPVYLSHFKGVEDVKEFYLKDKIYRYTVGSYSYKDAVAQLANIKAIGYKDAYVAELDAYLPYQIE; encoded by the coding sequence ATGAAAAGGAATTGTATTTTAGCCTTAATATGGCTTGTTTGTTTAACGGGGATGCAGGCACAGCAGCGTAAGGATAAGTTAGCTTCTCTGCGAACTTCAAAAACCATTGTAAGCGTATCTTCCGTACCCGAAACTGACGATTACGCCATACAGATTATAGCATTAAAATATCCTGCAGGCGAACCCTCTTTTTTTAACAATATTGAGCAGGCGCGTGAGTTTTCATGTGCCGATGGTTATGTGCGTTATACCGTGGGTACTTTCCCTACCTATGCCAAAGCCAAAAATGAGCTCGTGTACTATAAAGATTTGGGGTATGTAGAGGCTTTTGTTGTGAACACGGCAAAATATCAACTCAAAAATAAAATAAAGCGGGGTTTTAAACCTGATCCTAACAAACGTTACACCATACAATTAAGTGCATTTAGATTTCCGGTGTACCTCAGCCATTTTAAAGGTGTAGAGGATGTGAAAGAATTTTATTTAAAAGATAAGATCTATCGCTATACCGTAGGGAGTTATTCGTATAAAGATGCCGTAGCACAATTGGCCAATATCAAAGCCATAGGATATAAGGATGCCTATGTGGCAGAGCTGGATGCGTATTTACCCTATCAAATAGAATAG
- a CDS encoding OmpA family protein translates to MKIRYIIFLLMFVAGHILSAQGKYVKKGDKLYHKGEYYQALLSYTQAKEEGEEINTDVTKKIATCYFELNDTQSAFNTFGEVMDELSGNDLVTFAKTLQKEGGYEMAIEYYQMAKADGVRVDEVDDLIAACKWAVKHAEMDQNVRVIPSAIYTAGQSFGTVYYKDGVVYSSAPKDTNNKNLDKTGKAFLDLYYSDLIDHEIQEGRLFSEKLQFQYHIGAIAFTSDYNTMYYTLAVRVKGGNRLKIFKVQYDGKDWGKSEELPFNSIDYDCVMPAVSPDDKFLYFVSNKKGGYGGKDIYKVERLRGGAYGTMSNLGPEVNTYGNEEFPSINKTNELFFSSDGHIGYGGLDIFKSEFKNGKWQKPQNLLLPFNSPKDDFAYTINPKDPSRGFLSSNRRGANDDIFYVELLQQEKEETQQDNPEVGDVIEIAALPEVKEEPAETASNLSVFPMAVAAKIKSTFNNEVAQGVQVQVLDKNSATLIGTAVSDAKGNFNISIPDKFKKEGQVFELVFTKEGEFNPKRMIVDISEINDINQNGIALTPMFNDTVLDDISGMILYYNGTELLEESKRTLERLAGYLQSNPQIVVKLNTHSDARGSKYDNLLKTQKMGEKVQQMLQDKGVDEESTIPRGYGERYIVNRCKRGVLCSEEEQQKNKRIEVIVWKVKE, encoded by the coding sequence ATGAAAATTCGATATATAATTTTTTTATTGATGTTTGTGGCCGGCCATATTTTGTCGGCGCAAGGCAAATATGTAAAAAAAGGCGATAAACTTTATCATAAAGGCGAATATTATCAGGCACTTTTATCGTATACCCAAGCCAAGGAAGAAGGCGAAGAAATTAATACCGATGTTACCAAAAAAATAGCTACCTGTTATTTTGAGCTAAATGATACGCAAAGTGCATTCAATACTTTTGGCGAAGTAATGGACGAACTCTCCGGCAACGATCTGGTAACTTTTGCCAAAACACTGCAAAAAGAAGGTGGTTACGAAATGGCTATAGAATACTACCAAATGGCCAAAGCCGATGGCGTAAGAGTAGATGAGGTGGATGACTTAATAGCGGCTTGTAAATGGGCGGTTAAGCATGCCGAAATGGATCAGAACGTGCGGGTTATTCCATCTGCTATTTATACCGCCGGCCAATCCTTTGGTACGGTTTACTATAAGGATGGCGTTGTATATTCTTCGGCTCCAAAAGATACCAATAATAAAAACCTCGATAAAACCGGAAAAGCTTTTTTAGATCTTTATTATTCTGATTTGATAGACCATGAGATACAAGAGGGGCGCCTGTTTTCAGAAAAACTACAATTTCAATATCATATTGGCGCCATTGCCTTTACTTCGGATTACAACACGATGTACTACACCCTGGCCGTTAGGGTTAAAGGAGGGAACAGACTAAAAATATTTAAAGTACAATACGATGGTAAGGATTGGGGTAAATCCGAGGAGCTTCCCTTTAACAGCATCGATTATGATTGTGTTATGCCGGCGGTATCTCCCGACGACAAGTTTTTGTATTTTGTATCGAATAAAAAAGGGGGCTATGGCGGCAAAGATATCTACAAGGTAGAAAGACTAAGGGGTGGAGCATACGGTACAATGAGTAACCTGGGCCCCGAAGTTAATACCTATGGAAACGAGGAGTTTCCTTCTATTAACAAAACCAATGAGTTGTTTTTCTCATCCGATGGCCATATCGGTTATGGTGGTTTGGATATTTTTAAATCGGAGTTTAAAAATGGCAAATGGCAAAAACCGCAAAATCTGTTGCTACCTTTTAACTCACCTAAAGATGACTTTGCTTATACCATCAACCCCAAAGACCCCAGCAGAGGTTTTCTGTCGAGTAATAGAAGGGGAGCCAACGACGATATATTTTATGTAGAACTATTGCAACAAGAAAAGGAAGAAACTCAACAGGACAATCCGGAGGTGGGTGATGTGATAGAAATAGCGGCCTTACCGGAGGTGAAAGAGGAACCAGCAGAAACAGCAAGCAACTTATCTGTTTTTCCAATGGCTGTAGCTGCTAAAATAAAATCTACCTTTAACAATGAAGTAGCACAAGGGGTTCAGGTTCAGGTGCTAGATAAAAACAGCGCTACGCTTATAGGTACAGCGGTTTCGGATGCGAAAGGTAATTTTAATATCAGCATCCCCGATAAGTTTAAAAAAGAGGGGCAAGTATTTGAACTGGTATTTACAAAGGAGGGTGAGTTTAACCCAAAACGAATGATAGTGGATATTTCAGAGATTAATGATATTAACCAAAACGGAATAGCACTAACCCCAATGTTCAACGATACCGTACTCGACGACATTAGTGGAATGATACTGTACTATAACGGTACCGAGCTGCTAGAAGAAAGTAAAAGAACTTTGGAGAGGCTGGCTGGCTATCTGCAAAGTAATCCGCAGATTGTAGTTAAGCTGAATACTCATTCCGATGCCAGGGGCAGTAAATACGATAACCTGTTGAAAACGCAAAAAATGGGCGAAAAGGTGCAGCAAATGCTACAGGATAAAGGAGTAGATGAAGAATCAACTATACCACGTGGTTATGGCGAACGTTATATCGTTAACAGGTGTAAGCGCGGTGTACTCTGTAGCGAAGAGGAACAGCAGAAAAACAAGCGAATAGAAGTAATTGTTTGGAAAGTTAAAGAATAA
- a CDS encoding PorP/SprF family type IX secretion system membrane protein — protein sequence MIYMPFKKAIISFILLLATSAVYGQDMVQFNHYIANQGLLNPAYNGTRDVISGLLIHRSQWVGFDGAPMNQALNVHGPIEDTNLGVGVSIMNDNIGFSNNFDAMAAASYKLMIDREKFLSFGLQLGVSSRVYDGNKAITEQFGDPLFNGKESKLGMNVGFGTYFYGENYFAGFSVPKMFSNNFDEGEETYKNTLDLKNMHMYLYGGYVIDWDGVKIKPTLLLREVYGAPLQFDVSANVLVADALWLGLSYRSVSEMVFLSEYVINRQFTVRYSFDYALSSINKYAKYGSHEIGIQFDFTFNKRAGMRSIRYF from the coding sequence ATGATATATATGCCATTTAAAAAAGCAATTATTAGTTTTATTTTGCTGTTGGCCACAAGTGCTGTCTACGGGCAGGACATGGTGCAATTTAACCATTACATTGCCAACCAGGGTTTGTTAAACCCCGCGTATAACGGTACACGCGATGTTATAAGCGGACTGTTGATACACCGTAGCCAATGGGTGGGTTTTGATGGTGCTCCCATGAATCAGGCCTTAAACGTGCATGGTCCCATCGAGGATACCAACCTGGGTGTTGGGGTAAGCATAATGAACGACAATATTGGTTTCTCCAATAATTTCGATGCCATGGCAGCGGCTTCCTACAAGTTGATGATCGATCGTGAAAAATTTCTTTCTTTTGGCTTGCAACTTGGTGTCAGTTCACGTGTGTACGATGGCAACAAGGCTATCACCGAACAGTTTGGCGATCCGCTTTTTAATGGAAAGGAATCCAAGCTCGGGATGAATGTGGGTTTTGGAACTTATTTTTATGGCGAAAATTATTTTGCCGGTTTCTCCGTACCCAAAATGTTCTCCAATAATTTCGACGAAGGGGAAGAAACGTATAAAAATACGCTCGACCTAAAAAATATGCACATGTATCTCTATGGAGGCTACGTAATTGACTGGGACGGTGTCAAGATTAAGCCAACGTTGCTGCTAAGGGAAGTTTATGGGGCACCACTGCAATTCGATGTTTCGGCCAATGTGCTGGTTGCCGATGCCCTTTGGTTGGGACTTTCGTACCGTTCCGTTTCGGAGATGGTGTTTTTATCGGAATATGTTATCAACCGCCAGTTTACCGTACGCTATTCCTTTGATTACGCGCTGAGTTCCATAAATAAATATGCCAAATATGGATCACATGAAATAGGTATCCAGTTCGATTTTACCTTTAACAAAAGAGCCGGTATGCGATCGATCAGATATTTTTAA